A single Micromonospora luteifusca DNA region contains:
- a CDS encoding FtsX-like permease family protein produces the protein MSGRLLFVCRLLMRDLRRRRTETALLLAAITAATATLTLGLALNEIADRPYQQTRTATAGPDVIATPRATGQAALDELASLATAAGVTDHSGPFPIAYLTMTAHGKSAHAVIEGRDTTPVSVNRPAVTDGTWVRPGGVVVERAFADALGIRTGDTVDIDGHPLRVIGTAVTAARATYPYAGWHYPGSPLVERGGLVWVDRSDTATLAGSQPLSYTLNIKLVDPAASTTYVVGDQLTTWQEIDHLNGRLYADAQITLLVGSWLLNGLALAGVAGIVAGRIIGQRRRVGLLKAVGAGPAMIAAVHLAEYLVIGLAAAATGLAVGWFAAPVLIRPSAGLIGSVNTEPPTLRTVIAATALALVIAVAATLVPVVRAAATSTAHALADAATPPRRRRMRIWLSRQLPIALLIGVRINARRPRRARLVTVNTLITTTALVAILMVNTQVVRFDLGYTELANPRVERSEQATLVLIVVLCILALINAVVSTWTVVLDARQPLAVARTLGATPAQAGMGLALAQLLPAIPGVAAGIPAGIGLVAFVSSGQVQYPPESRLLAIALGVLLAIAALTAIPAMVATRRPVADTLRSAPA, from the coding sequence ATGTCCGGTCGCCTCCTGTTCGTCTGCCGGCTGCTGATGCGGGACCTGCGCCGCCGCCGAACCGAAACCGCCCTGCTCCTGGCCGCCATCACCGCCGCGACCGCCACGCTGACCCTCGGCCTGGCCCTCAACGAGATCGCCGACCGGCCGTACCAGCAGACCCGGACCGCCACTGCCGGACCGGACGTGATCGCGACACCCCGGGCCACCGGCCAAGCCGCGTTGGACGAGCTCGCATCGCTTGCCACCGCGGCCGGCGTCACCGACCACAGCGGCCCCTTCCCGATCGCTTACCTGACGATGACGGCCCACGGCAAATCCGCGCACGCCGTCATCGAGGGCCGGGACACCACACCCGTATCGGTCAACCGGCCCGCCGTGACCGACGGCACCTGGGTACGCCCCGGCGGCGTGGTCGTCGAGCGCGCCTTCGCCGACGCCCTCGGCATCCGCACCGGCGACACGGTCGACATCGACGGCCACCCGCTACGGGTGATCGGGACCGCGGTCACCGCCGCGAGAGCGACGTATCCGTACGCCGGATGGCACTATCCGGGCAGCCCCTTGGTCGAGCGCGGAGGCCTCGTCTGGGTCGACCGCAGCGACACCGCCACGCTCGCGGGCAGCCAACCGCTGTCGTACACCCTCAACATCAAACTCGTCGACCCGGCGGCGAGCACCACGTACGTCGTCGGCGACCAACTCACCACCTGGCAAGAGATCGACCACCTCAACGGTCGGCTGTACGCCGACGCGCAAATCACGCTGCTCGTCGGCAGCTGGCTGCTCAACGGCCTTGCGCTGGCCGGCGTCGCCGGCATCGTCGCGGGCCGGATCATCGGCCAGCGCCGCCGGGTGGGGCTGCTCAAGGCCGTGGGCGCCGGGCCGGCCATGATCGCCGCCGTCCACCTCGCCGAGTACCTCGTGATCGGACTTGCCGCCGCCGCGACGGGCCTGGCCGTGGGCTGGTTCGCCGCACCCGTGCTGATCCGCCCCAGCGCCGGACTCATCGGCTCCGTCAACACCGAGCCACCCACGCTGCGCACGGTGATCGCCGCCACGGCCCTCGCCCTCGTGATCGCTGTGGCAGCGACCCTGGTGCCGGTGGTGCGCGCCGCTGCCACCAGCACCGCCCACGCGCTGGCCGACGCTGCAACACCACCGCGGCGTCGGCGGATGCGTATCTGGCTGTCGCGGCAGCTGCCCATCGCCCTGCTGATCGGGGTACGCATCAACGCCCGCCGGCCCCGCCGCGCCCGGCTGGTCACCGTGAACACCCTGATCACCACGACCGCGCTCGTCGCCATCCTCATGGTCAACACCCAAGTGGTGCGCTTCGACCTCGGCTACACGGAACTCGCTAACCCCCGGGTGGAACGAAGCGAGCAGGCCACGCTCGTGCTCATCGTCGTGTTGTGCATCCTTGCGCTCATCAACGCCGTCGTAAGCACCTGGACCGTAGTCCTCGACGCCCGACAACCGCTGGCCGTCGCGCGGACGCTCGGCGCCACGCCCGCGCAAGCCGGCATGGGCCTGGCGCTAGCGCAACTGCTTCCCGCCATACCCGGCGTCGCCGCGGGGATCCCGGCCGGCATCGGGCTTGTTGCGTTCGTCAGCAGCGGCCAGGTCCAGTACCCGCCCGAGTCCCGGCTGCTCGCCATCGCACTCGGAGTCCTGCTCGCCATCGCCGCACTCACCGCCATCCCCGCGATGGTTGCCACACGGCGCCCGGTCGCGGACACACTCCGGTCCGCACCTGCCTGA
- a CDS encoding vanadium-dependent haloperoxidase: protein MTSRNQTPRAIWSRIIPATIALGSLVATTMTGPAPAAAAITGPANPVVTWDLNAQTAIWDIAAQQPNEQVRSFAMVSGAVYDALNAIAGTPYQPYLVAPPSRGTESADAAVAAAAHDVLAALFPAQQERLRTQYDAALAAIPDGRSKQDGVQVGARAAAAMVTARQDDGAFGDQQWRNGTAPGQWRPTPPLFLSQGAWTGHMRPFLMPRASMIRTPEPPRLTSKAYTRDLNEVKELGSATSTVRTQDQTEAAKWWHDRRSASWEIKRQLATTQRLDALQTARFFAMTDLIVADSGVACFSQKDFWSYWRPVTAIQLADTDGNPRTAADPGWQSLLVTPPFPEYPSGHACGTGARMSLYRYFFGRDDIAFSGSSADSGTTRQFSSFSQALDELIGARVWGGVHFRTADVEGAKLGEEVYRYAVRHYFRPLR, encoded by the coding sequence ATGACGAGCCGCAACCAGACACCCCGTGCGATCTGGTCACGCATCATTCCCGCGACCATCGCCCTCGGCTCGCTGGTCGCCACCACGATGACCGGGCCGGCGCCCGCCGCCGCCGCGATCACCGGTCCCGCCAATCCGGTGGTCACCTGGGACCTCAATGCCCAGACGGCGATCTGGGACATCGCGGCGCAGCAACCGAACGAGCAGGTGCGCAGCTTCGCAATGGTGAGCGGAGCCGTCTACGACGCGCTGAACGCGATCGCCGGCACCCCGTACCAGCCGTACCTCGTCGCACCGCCGTCCCGCGGGACCGAGTCGGCGGACGCTGCCGTCGCCGCCGCCGCCCACGACGTGCTCGCCGCCCTCTTCCCCGCTCAGCAGGAGCGGCTCCGCACACAGTACGACGCGGCTCTCGCCGCGATCCCCGACGGGCGCTCGAAGCAGGACGGCGTTCAGGTCGGGGCACGAGCCGCGGCCGCAATGGTCACCGCCCGGCAGGACGACGGCGCGTTCGGCGACCAGCAGTGGCGGAATGGCACAGCGCCCGGCCAGTGGCGACCCACGCCCCCGCTGTTCCTGTCCCAGGGAGCATGGACCGGGCACATGCGGCCGTTCCTCATGCCCCGGGCGTCGATGATCCGCACCCCTGAGCCGCCACGGCTGACCAGCAAGGCGTACACCCGCGACCTCAACGAGGTGAAGGAACTCGGCTCGGCGACGAGCACGGTACGCACCCAGGACCAGACCGAGGCCGCGAAGTGGTGGCACGACCGGCGATCCGCCTCCTGGGAGATCAAGCGACAGCTCGCCACCACCCAACGGCTGGACGCCCTGCAGACCGCGCGCTTCTTCGCGATGACCGACCTCATCGTGGCCGACTCGGGAGTGGCGTGCTTCAGCCAGAAGGACTTCTGGAGCTACTGGCGTCCGGTCACGGCGATCCAACTGGCCGACACGGACGGTAACCCGAGGACGGCCGCCGACCCAGGTTGGCAGTCGTTGCTCGTCACGCCACCCTTCCCCGAGTACCCCTCCGGCCACGCCTGCGGCACCGGTGCGCGGATGTCGCTGTACCGATACTTCTTCGGCCGAGACGACATCGCATTCAGTGGGTCCAGCGCCGACTCCGGCACCACCCGCCAATTCAGCAGCTTTTCGCAAGCGCTCGACGAGCTCATCGGCGCGCGCGTCTGGGGCGGCGTCCACTTCCGCACGGCCGACGTCGAGGGGGCGAAGCTTGGTGAGGAGGTCTACCGCTACGCGGTCCGGCACTACTTCCGCCCCCTGCGGTAG
- a CDS encoding glycosyltransferase yields MAKVVVGATPFQGHVSPVLTVAADLVRRGHEVVVYTGSRFEKRALAIGARFQALPPEADLDDRSLDTLFPARATLPPGPAQLSFDFETFFLGQLPAQVRGLRALLATFPADVVLGELGFWSIPVLHLSTAREERPTLVTLGTVPLLIQSEDVPAFGAGMLPTPGEEARARNRAMNAEVRQVFADLQRFGEATLTSLGVTLPDYLFDAPFRRTDHYLQLTVPSFEYPRNDLPEHLRFVGTLPPTSSSGFTEPAWWSELSGGRPVVVVTQGTVANTDLNELVIPTVRALADLDVLVVAATVREDGPDLVRQALTEVPDNVRLASFVPFDRLLPHADALVTNGGYGGVQTALHFGVPLVVAGASEDKPEVAARVEWSGTGVNLRTSTPGTSELRAAVRAVLHDPGYRSQAGIMAKEIGQHDPFDAIADIVDGSGKSR; encoded by the coding sequence ATGGCCAAGGTGGTAGTGGGAGCGACTCCCTTTCAGGGGCACGTGAGCCCGGTCCTCACGGTCGCGGCGGACCTGGTCAGGCGTGGTCATGAGGTGGTCGTGTACACCGGATCCCGGTTCGAGAAGCGGGCTCTGGCGATCGGAGCGCGATTCCAGGCGCTGCCGCCGGAAGCCGACCTCGACGACCGGAGCCTGGACACCCTCTTCCCGGCGCGGGCCACTCTGCCGCCAGGGCCGGCCCAGTTGTCGTTCGACTTCGAGACTTTCTTCCTCGGCCAACTGCCCGCGCAGGTGCGCGGTCTCCGCGCGCTGCTGGCGACGTTCCCCGCGGACGTGGTGCTCGGTGAGCTCGGGTTCTGGTCGATACCGGTGCTCCACCTCTCCACGGCGCGGGAGGAACGCCCGACGCTGGTGACGCTGGGCACCGTCCCGCTGTTGATCCAGAGCGAGGACGTTCCCGCGTTCGGTGCCGGCATGCTGCCGACGCCCGGCGAGGAGGCACGCGCCCGCAACCGAGCGATGAACGCCGAGGTACGCCAGGTCTTTGCCGACCTGCAGAGGTTCGGCGAGGCGACGCTGACGTCGTTGGGCGTGACATTGCCCGACTACCTCTTCGACGCGCCTTTTCGCCGTACGGACCATTACCTGCAACTGACCGTGCCCAGCTTCGAGTACCCCCGCAACGATCTTCCCGAGCACCTGCGGTTCGTCGGCACGCTTCCTCCGACGTCCAGCAGCGGTTTCACCGAGCCGGCATGGTGGTCTGAGCTGTCGGGCGGTCGGCCGGTGGTGGTCGTGACCCAGGGAACCGTCGCCAACACCGATCTGAACGAACTGGTCATCCCCACGGTGCGCGCCCTCGCCGACCTCGACGTCCTCGTGGTGGCCGCCACCGTCCGCGAGGACGGCCCCGACCTGGTACGTCAGGCCCTGACCGAGGTGCCGGACAACGTGCGGCTGGCCAGCTTCGTACCGTTCGACCGGCTACTCCCGCACGCCGACGCGCTGGTCACCAACGGCGGTTACGGCGGGGTGCAGACCGCCCTGCACTTCGGAGTGCCACTCGTGGTCGCCGGTGCCAGCGAGGACAAGCCGGAGGTCGCGGCCCGCGTCGAGTGGAGCGGCACCGGCGTCAACCTGCGCACCAGCACACCGGGGACGAGCGAGTTGCGCGCCGCGGTGCGGGCGGTGCTGCACGACCCCGGCTACCGTTCACAGGCAGGGATCATGGCCAAGGAGATCGGCCAGCACGACCCGTTCGACGCGATCGCCGACATCGTCGACGGGAGTGGTAAGTCACGGTAG
- a CDS encoding YcxB family protein, translated as MHIRFDVPADPAYPGRVAAALGSVRLRRYGYIGAALAAVGAIGYVVSRGFAWGNRTSTLWMAMVVGGLLSMLYLPWVRLRARRRSSRYAVEGAYDITDDNIMMRSGSESGGIAWDGVAQVRDTPEFWIVYVDRMPATVIPRWLMTAADAETLRAFMAGRGLLRQR; from the coding sequence GTGCACATCCGTTTTGACGTCCCCGCCGATCCCGCCTACCCAGGCCGCGTGGCCGCTGCGCTCGGCAGCGTTCGGTTGCGTAGGTACGGCTACATCGGCGCGGCGCTGGCGGCGGTCGGGGCGATCGGTTACGTCGTCTCGCGGGGGTTCGCGTGGGGCAATCGGACGTCGACGCTGTGGATGGCGATGGTCGTGGGTGGGTTGCTGTCGATGCTGTACCTCCCGTGGGTGCGGTTGCGGGCCAGGCGTCGCTCCAGTCGCTACGCCGTCGAGGGTGCCTACGACATCACCGACGACAACATCATGATGCGCAGCGGCTCGGAGTCCGGCGGCATCGCCTGGGACGGAGTCGCCCAGGTACGGGACACCCCTGAGTTCTGGATCGTGTACGTCGATCGGATGCCGGCGACCGTGATCCCGCGTTGGTTGATGACCGCCGCGGACGCCGAGACGTTGCGAGCCTTCATGGCTGGACGCGGGCTGCTCCGACAGCGCTGA
- a CDS encoding DinB family protein, translated as MADLSDAKAALHHYLKAAREDLIWKLDGLSEREARLPRTATGNNLLGVLKHCLNVEAGYFGPTFGREFPAPEALVPLQAFDEDPQADWYAREDETKDGLIDLYRRVGMFADQTIDQLPLDAPGRVPWWRPGGQDVTLQRIIIHVTSDLARHAGHADIMREQHDTAIGLRRENTNIPDDYDWPAYVTKLTKLADRFG; from the coding sequence ATGGCTGACTTGAGCGATGCGAAGGCTGCGCTACACCACTACCTCAAGGCGGCTCGCGAGGACCTGATCTGGAAGCTCGACGGACTGAGCGAACGCGAAGCCAGACTGCCCCGCACCGCGACCGGCAACAACCTGCTGGGAGTCCTCAAGCATTGCCTCAACGTCGAAGCCGGTTACTTCGGGCCCACCTTCGGACGCGAATTCCCGGCACCCGAGGCACTGGTCCCCCTGCAGGCGTTCGACGAGGACCCGCAGGCGGACTGGTACGCACGCGAGGACGAGACGAAAGATGGGCTGATCGACCTGTACCGCCGTGTCGGGATGTTCGCGGATCAGACGATCGACCAGCTACCGCTCGACGCGCCGGGGCGGGTGCCGTGGTGGCGGCCAGGTGGGCAGGACGTGACGCTGCAGAGGATCATCATCCACGTGACCAGCGACCTCGCCCGTCACGCAGGTCACGCCGACATCATGCGGGAGCAGCACGACACGGCGATCGGCCTGCGGCGGGAGAACACGAACATCCCCGACGACTACGACTGGCCGGCGTACGTCACCAAGCTGACGAAGCTGGCTGACCGCTTCGGATGA
- a CDS encoding sigma-70 family RNA polymerase sigma factor, whose protein sequence is MRRADEDDFHDFVACRMDRWRRSAFLLCQDWHTADDVVSATVAKLYRNWRRAGQADNRDAYAQRVLTRAWLDERRRPWKRREQTSATLPDVAAVVPETVTDREGLAALLRSLAPKQRAVLVLRYYLDYSVEETARTLGISTGTVKSQSARGLANLRTVVTGQS, encoded by the coding sequence GTGAGGCGGGCCGACGAGGACGACTTCCACGACTTCGTCGCGTGCCGGATGGATCGCTGGCGACGCAGCGCCTTCCTGCTCTGCCAGGACTGGCACACCGCCGACGACGTCGTGTCGGCCACGGTCGCGAAGCTCTACCGGAACTGGCGCAGAGCGGGTCAGGCGGACAACCGTGACGCGTACGCCCAGCGGGTCCTGACCCGCGCCTGGCTCGACGAGCGACGCCGGCCCTGGAAGCGACGGGAACAGACGAGCGCGACGCTGCCGGACGTGGCCGCGGTGGTCCCGGAAACGGTCACCGACCGTGAAGGACTCGCCGCATTGCTGCGGTCCCTCGCCCCGAAGCAGCGGGCGGTGCTCGTGCTCCGCTACTACCTGGACTATTCGGTCGAGGAGACCGCGCGAACCCTCGGCATATCCACCGGCACCGTCAAGAGTCAGTCGGCACGCGGGCTGGCGAACCTGCGCACCGTCGTCACCGGCCAGTCTTGA
- a CDS encoding HD domain-containing protein: protein MPEVIAGLEIPETAAVAEATSHIRETTPPLIYHHSRRVFFFGMINARKLGVNPDPELLYLAAMFHDSGLLTPFSDVEQRFEIDGADHARKFLLDRGFSTASVETVWTAIALHTTPGVPDRMGPEIATTYLGVLTDVLGLGLDELDQDQLAEILASHPRGDFKNEFLRAHVAGLKDRPETTNGTVNSDILEHFLPGFQRVTTVERILGSPWSS from the coding sequence ATGCCAGAGGTCATCGCGGGGTTGGAGATTCCTGAGACAGCGGCGGTCGCCGAAGCGACCAGCCACATCCGGGAGACGACCCCACCTCTCATCTACCACCACTCCCGAAGGGTCTTTTTCTTCGGCATGATCAACGCGCGCAAGCTTGGCGTGAATCCGGACCCGGAATTGCTCTACCTGGCGGCCATGTTCCACGACAGCGGCCTTCTGACTCCCTTTTCGGACGTCGAGCAGCGCTTCGAGATTGATGGCGCCGACCACGCGCGCAAGTTCCTCCTCGACCGGGGTTTCTCGACGGCGTCCGTCGAGACCGTGTGGACGGCGATCGCACTGCACACCACGCCCGGCGTCCCCGACCGGATGGGCCCTGAGATCGCGACCACGTACCTCGGTGTCCTGACCGACGTGCTCGGCCTCGGCCTGGACGAACTCGATCAAGATCAGCTCGCCGAGATTCTCGCCAGCCATCCACGAGGCGACTTCAAGAACGAGTTTCTGCGAGCCCACGTCGCCGGGCTGAAGGACCGCCCGGAAACCACGAACGGCACCGTGAACTCCGACATACTCGAACACTTCCTCCCCGGCTTCCAGCGCGTGACGACGGTCGAGCGCATCCTCGGATCGCCCTGGTCGAGCTGA
- a CDS encoding NADP-dependent oxidoreductase: protein MPYPHAAENDVIVRVHAAGFTPGELDWPATWSDRGGHDRTPSIPGHELSGVVAELGYGTTGLSVGQRVFGLTDWARNGSLAEYTAVEARNLAPLAADIDHTVAAALPISGLTAWQGLFDHAHLTTGQTVLIHGAAGGVGSIAVQLAREVGAHVIGTGRADDREVALTLGAQTFVDLDAEDVRHVGQVDVVFDVIGGDILDLSTALVRPGGTLVSVAVPPTAQPKDGRAIFFVVEPDRARLSDLAQRLRTGRLNPIVGAVRPLSETPSAFARRRRTPGKTIIQVQQ, encoded by the coding sequence ATGCCATACCCTCACGCCGCGGAGAACGACGTCATCGTGCGCGTCCATGCCGCGGGCTTCACTCCCGGAGAGCTCGACTGGCCGGCAACGTGGTCCGATCGCGGCGGCCACGACCGGACACCCAGCATTCCCGGGCACGAACTGTCCGGAGTTGTGGCGGAACTCGGCTACGGAACCACCGGCCTCAGCGTGGGTCAGCGGGTGTTCGGGCTGACCGATTGGGCACGCAACGGGTCCCTGGCCGAGTACACCGCGGTGGAGGCTCGCAACCTCGCCCCCCTCGCGGCCGACATCGATCACACCGTGGCAGCCGCGTTGCCCATTTCCGGACTGACCGCATGGCAGGGGCTGTTCGACCACGCCCACCTCACGACCGGACAGACCGTCCTCATTCACGGCGCGGCGGGCGGTGTGGGCTCGATCGCCGTCCAACTCGCCCGGGAAGTGGGCGCCCACGTGATCGGCACCGGCCGGGCCGACGACCGCGAGGTCGCGCTCACCCTCGGCGCACAGACCTTCGTCGACCTCGACGCCGAGGATGTGCGGCACGTCGGACAGGTGGACGTGGTGTTCGACGTCATCGGCGGCGACATCCTCGACCTGTCGACCGCACTGGTACGCCCGGGCGGCACCCTCGTCAGCGTCGCCGTGCCGCCTACCGCACAACCGAAGGACGGGCGGGCCATCTTCTTCGTCGTCGAACCTGATCGTGCCCGGCTGAGCGACCTTGCCCAGCGCCTTCGGACCGGACGGCTCAACCCCATCGTCGGCGCCGTGCGACCGCTCTCCGAAACGCCCTCCGCGTTCGCCCGCCGCCGCCGCACACCCGGCAAGACGATCATTCAGGTTCAACAATGA
- a CDS encoding GlxA family transcriptional regulator — MVVNAGSHLVAILVYDGVTLLDIAGPAEVFKEANRFGADYQIVLLSPTGADVTSNLGVRMAVDGAVSAEAAFDTLLVAGSDHYPRTQVPADLADAARIPAAVAGRVASICTGAFVLAAAGILDGKRATTHWRVAHELAARYPTCRVEADAIYVRDGTTYTSAGVTAGIDLALALVEEDHGPDLTRDVARALVVYMQRAGGQSQFSAPLQGPPPRSPALRRITDAVTADPRGDHSLGGLAQHLNVSTRHLTRLFHDELSTTPARYVESIRFDMARALLDQGHTATQAASLAGFPSYESMRRVFARKLSISPAAYQRRFSTTRRTHAG, encoded by the coding sequence ATGGTGGTGAACGCTGGCAGCCATCTCGTCGCGATCCTCGTCTACGACGGAGTGACGCTGCTGGACATCGCCGGTCCGGCCGAGGTGTTCAAGGAAGCCAACCGGTTCGGCGCCGACTACCAGATCGTGCTGCTGTCGCCGACTGGTGCGGACGTCACGTCGAATCTCGGGGTTCGGATGGCGGTCGACGGCGCGGTCTCCGCGGAGGCGGCCTTCGACACGCTGCTGGTTGCCGGGTCCGACCACTATCCGCGCACCCAGGTCCCCGCCGACCTGGCGGACGCCGCACGGATACCGGCGGCTGTGGCCGGCAGGGTCGCGTCGATCTGCACCGGAGCGTTCGTCCTCGCCGCCGCCGGCATTCTCGACGGCAAGCGCGCGACCACGCACTGGCGGGTCGCGCACGAGCTGGCCGCCAGGTACCCGACGTGTCGTGTCGAGGCCGACGCGATCTACGTTCGCGACGGCACCACGTACACCTCGGCAGGGGTGACGGCCGGTATCGACCTGGCGCTCGCTCTCGTCGAAGAGGACCACGGGCCCGACCTGACGCGCGACGTCGCACGTGCCCTGGTGGTGTACATGCAGCGTGCGGGCGGCCAGTCACAGTTCTCCGCACCGCTGCAGGGACCGCCGCCGCGCTCGCCGGCTCTGCGGAGAATCACCGACGCCGTGACGGCGGACCCCCGCGGAGACCACTCGCTCGGCGGTCTCGCACAGCACCTCAACGTGAGCACCCGCCATCTCACCCGGCTCTTCCACGACGAGCTGTCCACCACACCGGCCCGCTACGTGGAGAGCATCCGCTTCGACATGGCCAGGGCACTGCTCGACCAGGGCCACACCGCGACGCAGGCCGCGAGCCTCGCCGGGTTCCCCAGCTACGAAAGCATGCGACGGGTCTTCGCCAGGAAGCTGTCGATCAGCCCCGCCGCCTACCAACGCCGGTTCAGTACGACCCGTCGCACGCACGCGGGCTAG